The Desulfocurvibacter africanus subsp. africanus DSM 2603 genome includes the window TTGACAACTTGGCAAGTAGTCTTATTGTTCCCACTCGAATCGTGTTGAGGACTTGCTAAAAAAATCCGAAGGGGTTAAACCCGCTTCGGATTAGCACTCCTCTCGAGAGAGTGCTAACAGTCCACCAGAAAAGTCATCTAGAAGTACTCGGAGGTATCGACACATGAAGCTCAAACCCCTGCACGACCGTGTTCTGGTCAAGCGCCTTGAGTCCGAAGAAGTGACCAAGGGCGGCATCATCATCCCCGACTCCGCCAAGGAGAAGCCCATCAAGGGTGAGGTTATCGCCGTGGGTCCCGGGAAGACCAGCGACAAGGGCGAGAAGATCAAAATGAACGTTGAAAAGGGCAACAAAGTGCTCTTCAACAAGTACGCCGGTACCGAGATCAAGGTTGACGGCGATGAGTTCCTCGTTATGCGCGAGGACGACATCCTGGCCATCATCGAGTAGCGACTGCTTTGAGTAACGAACTGAATTCGACAAGGAGATTATAGAATGGCTGCCAAAGAAATACTTTTTGATGCTCGTGCCCGCGAGAAGATGAAGCGTGGAGTGGACAAGCTGGCCAATGCCGTCAAGGTGACCCTCGGACCCAAGGGCCGCAACGTGGTCATCGAGAAGAGCTTCGGCGCTCCGACCATCACCAAGGACGGCGTGACCGTGGCCAAGGAAATCGAGCTTGAGGACAAGTTCGAGAACATGGGCGCCCAGATGGTCAAGGAAGTCGCCTCCAAGACTTCCGACGTAGCCGGCGACGGCACCACCACGGCGACCATCCTGGCCCAGTCCGTGTTCACCGAGGGTGTCAAGCTCGTGGCCGCCGGCCGCAATCCCATGGCCATCAAGCGTGGCGTGGACAAGGCCGTCGAGGCCATTGTCGCGGAGCTGGCCAAGATGACCAAGCCCACCCGCGACCAGAAAGAAATCGCCCAGGTCGGCACCATCTCTGCCAACAACGATCCCACCATCGGCAACATCATCGCCGACGCCATGGGCAAGGTTGGCAAGGAAGGTGTCATCACCGTCGAGGAGGCCAAGGGCCTGGAGACGACCCTCGACGTGGTCGAAGGCATGCAGTTCGACCGCGGCTACCTCTCGCCTTACTTCGTCAACGACCCCGAGAAGATGGTCTGCGAGATGGCCGAGCCGCTCATTCTCATCAATGAGAAGAAGATTTCCAACATGAAGGACCTGCTGCCCGTGCTCGAGCAGGTGGCCCGCGCCGGAAAGCCGCTGGTCATCATCGCCGAGGACATCGAGGGCGAGGCCCTGGCCACCCTGGTGGTCAACAAGCTGCGCGGCACCCTGAACACCGTGGCCGTCAAGGCTCCCGGTTTCGGCGAGCGCCGCAAGGCCATGCTGCAGGATATCGCCATCCTCACCGGCGGCACCGTGGTCTCCGAGGACCTGGGCGTGAAGCTGGAGAGCATCTCCATCAATCAGCTGGGCAGCGCCAAGCGCGTCTCGATTGACAAGGAGAACACCACCATCGTCGACGGCGCCGGCAAGGCCGAGGACATCAAGGCCCGCGTGGCCCAGATCCGCCGCGAGATCGATGAGACCACCTCCGACTACGATCGCGAGAAGCTCCAGGAGCGTCTGGCCAAGATCGTGGGCGGCGTGGCCGTCATCAACGTGGGCGCTGCCACGGAAGTGGAGATGAAGGAGAAGAAGGCCCGCGTCGAGGACGCCCTGAACGCCACCCGCGCTGCCGTCGAAGAGGGCATCGTGCCTGGCGGCGGTGTGGCCCTGGTGCGTTGCGCCAAGGTCCTGGCGAACGTGAAGACCGTGGACGACGACGAGTCCGCCGGTGTGGCCCTGGTTCGTCGCGCCATCGAGGAGCCTCTGCGCCAGATCTCCAACAACGCCGGCATGGAAGGCTCCATCGTGGTGGAGAAGGTCCGTGAGGGCGGCAAGGACGGCTACGGCTTCAACGCCGCCACCGGCGAGTACGAAGACCTCATCAAGGCCGGCGTCATCGACCCCAAGAAGGTCACGCGCATCGCCCTGCAGAACGCCGCCTCCGTGGCCGGCCTGCTGCTGACCACCGAGTGCGCCATCGCCGAGAAGCCCAAGGAAGACAAGGGCGCCCCCGCCATGCCCGGCGGCATGGGCGGCATGGGCGGCATGGGCGGCATGTACTAGGCTACCAGCCAACCATCGGCTCATCATTAGAAAGGCCGGTCCCGCAAGGGGCCGGCCTTTCGCTTTTCAAAGCCCTGCCCAATTATCTACCAAAGAGCTCCATTATATCGCCCCGCCGATAGTTCCTTCCCTCACAATGTGGAATAGGCATTCCGTCCGCAGGTGAACCACCGCTTATGGCCTCGCCGCGAACATCAGTCTTCCACGCCTGGAAAGGTCGAGAGGGCCGTCGCCACGCAAATTCCGCGGCTACACTCCGGCCACGAGGATAGAGGCATGAGGAACATAGGTCTAATTGCACGAGGAGTCAGTCATGAGTAGCGATCGAATCGTCGCAGAGTCAGTAGAAAGCGGAGGGCGTATGGCAACCTCCAGCGGCGGCGGGGGCGTCTTGGGGTACATCATCGATAACATCCGCGAGACCGGCAAGAACCCCACGCGCGTGCTCGGGGGCTTCATCGCCGCCTGGGCCTTGTTCTTCCTCATCCTGTGGGTGTTCCCCAGGCCAGAGGGGCTATCGGCCAACGGCATGGCCGTGCTGGCCATCGTGGTCTGGGCCAGCGTCATGTGGGTCTCGGAGGCCATGCCCGTGGGCATTACCGGCATCTCAGTGCCCACGCTGCTCATCCTGACCCAAGGCATTCCCTGGGCCAACGGCAAGCCGCCCATGGCCACAGTCTTCTCGGGCTTCACGGGCCACGTGGTCTGGCTGTGCCTGTTCGCTTTCTTCGTGGGCGCGTTCATGCAGTTGCTCAAGCTCGACCGGCGCATCGCTCTGGGCGTGCTGGACAAGATCAAGGCCTCCAACGTGGGCCGGGTCATCTGGGGCATGTTCGGCGTGAACATCATCCTGGCCTTCCTCATCCCGGCGGCCAACGCCCGCGCCGCGACCCTGTTGCCCGTGGTCAAGGGCATCACCGACCTGCTCGGCGACAGCCCGCGCGAGCAGGAGGCCAAGAAGGCCATCGTCATCCAGTCCCTGGTATACGGCACCATGATCTGCGGCGTGTTCATCATGACCGCCCACCTGCCGAACCTGATCATGATCGGCATCTTCGAAAACAACGGCTTCCGCAACCTGGGCTACCTCGATTGGGCCCTGCTCCAGTTCCCCTACCTGGGCATGTTCGCTCTCACCCAGTGGTGGGTGCGCCACCACTTCAAAACCAAGGGCGTGGAGATCGGCGGCGGCCACGCCAAGATTCGCGAGCAGCACAAGGCCCTGGGCAAAATGACCAAGCCCGAATGGCTCCTGCTGACCCTGTTCGCGGGCATCGCGCTCCTGTTCATGATGGGCAAGGGCAGCCCCATTTTCCAGTTGCACAGCTACCAGCTCGGCGTCATCGGCCTCGTGGGCATCATCGTCCTGTTCAGCCCCGGCCTGTTCCCATTCAAGTGGAAGGCCATCCAGGACCGTACCATCTGGGGCACCTTCCTGCTCCTGGGCGGCGCCATCACCATGACCTCGGCCATGACAAAGTCGGGCCTGGCCGGCTGGCTGTCCGACATCATCCACCACTCGGTCATCGGCCTGCCCTGGTGGGGCATCATCCTGGCCCTTATGGCCGGCACTCATATCATCCGCATCGGCATGCTCTCCAACGTAGCTGCCGTGGCCATGCTGGCCCCGATCCTGTTCGAGATGGCCCCCATGCTGGGCCTGCACCCCGTGGCCTTCACCCTGCTCGTCTCGGACACGGACACTTACGCCTACATCCTGCCCACGCAGATCACGGCCGCGGTCATCGCCTACGGCTCCGAGACCTTCAGCACGGCCGACTACGCCAAGGCCGGCTGGGTGTGCATCCTCATCGCCATGGCTTACGGCCTGGTCGTCATGGCCCCCTGGTACGCTCTCATGGGCCTGCCTGTCTGGGATCCCACCGCGCCCTGGCCGTTCTAGCCGAGCGGCTAGAAGCACCGAACGAGCAAGCTTAGCAGCAAGCGTTCCGATTCACTCCGTATCCGGCAGGCCGCCTTGACCGAGTTACTTTCTCCCGGTCAGACGGCCTGCCTTTTAAGCATCTTTCATTCGTTAATAGCCCAGGCGATAGTTTTATCTCGGCACTTTGTTAGCTTGACTCCCAAGGACGACGCATCACCCCGCACTCGCGGCCGCCCGCAGGGATGGCCGCAGCAAAGAACATAAGGAGGATCACATGGCGAGACGGGCCATAAAGGAATTGCCCAAGGCGTTGGCCGACGTGGAGACCGTGGTCGTGGACGCCGACCTGCTCATCATCGGCGGCGGCAATGCGGGCTGCTTCTCGGCCGTGGAGGCCAAGACGCTCGACCCGAACTGCAAGGTCGTCATCATGGAGAAGGCCGAGATCAAGCGCTCGGGCGCGTGCTCGGCCGGCATGGACGCCATCAACACATACATCCCCGAGGGCAAGACGCCCGAGGACCTCGTGCGTTGGAGCCGATCGCAGGTTGGCGGCGGGCCCA containing:
- the groES gene encoding co-chaperone GroES, which codes for MKLKPLHDRVLVKRLESEEVTKGGIIIPDSAKEKPIKGEVIAVGPGKTSDKGEKIKMNVEKGNKVLFNKYAGTEIKVDGDEFLVMREDDILAIIE
- the groL gene encoding chaperonin GroEL (60 kDa chaperone family; promotes refolding of misfolded polypeptides especially under stressful conditions; forms two stacked rings of heptamers to form a barrel-shaped 14mer; ends can be capped by GroES; misfolded proteins enter the barrel where they are refolded when GroES binds); this encodes MAAKEILFDARAREKMKRGVDKLANAVKVTLGPKGRNVVIEKSFGAPTITKDGVTVAKEIELEDKFENMGAQMVKEVASKTSDVAGDGTTTATILAQSVFTEGVKLVAAGRNPMAIKRGVDKAVEAIVAELAKMTKPTRDQKEIAQVGTISANNDPTIGNIIADAMGKVGKEGVITVEEAKGLETTLDVVEGMQFDRGYLSPYFVNDPEKMVCEMAEPLILINEKKISNMKDLLPVLEQVARAGKPLVIIAEDIEGEALATLVVNKLRGTLNTVAVKAPGFGERRKAMLQDIAILTGGTVVSEDLGVKLESISINQLGSAKRVSIDKENTTIVDGAGKAEDIKARVAQIRREIDETTSDYDREKLQERLAKIVGGVAVINVGAATEVEMKEKKARVEDALNATRAAVEEGIVPGGGVALVRCAKVLANVKTVDDDESAGVALVRRAIEEPLRQISNNAGMEGSIVVEKVREGGKDGYGFNAATGEYEDLIKAGVIDPKKVTRIALQNAASVAGLLLTTECAIAEKPKEDKGAPAMPGGMGGMGGMGGMY
- a CDS encoding SLC13 family permease, whose protein sequence is MATSSGGGGVLGYIIDNIRETGKNPTRVLGGFIAAWALFFLILWVFPRPEGLSANGMAVLAIVVWASVMWVSEAMPVGITGISVPTLLILTQGIPWANGKPPMATVFSGFTGHVVWLCLFAFFVGAFMQLLKLDRRIALGVLDKIKASNVGRVIWGMFGVNIILAFLIPAANARAATLLPVVKGITDLLGDSPREQEAKKAIVIQSLVYGTMICGVFIMTAHLPNLIMIGIFENNGFRNLGYLDWALLQFPYLGMFALTQWWVRHHFKTKGVEIGGGHAKIREQHKALGKMTKPEWLLLTLFAGIALLFMMGKGSPIFQLHSYQLGVIGLVGIIVLFSPGLFPFKWKAIQDRTIWGTFLLLGGAITMTSAMTKSGLAGWLSDIIHHSVIGLPWWGIILALMAGTHIIRIGMLSNVAAVAMLAPILFEMAPMLGLHPVAFTLLVSDTDTYAYILPTQITAAVIAYGSETFSTADYAKAGWVCILIAMAYGLVVMAPWYALMGLPVWDPTAPWPF